From a single Nicotiana tomentosiformis chromosome 2, ASM39032v3, whole genome shotgun sequence genomic region:
- the LOC104084970 gene encoding probable protein phosphatase 2C 25, with the protein MSCAVAISNSPAFSPASRVPVTKSLCKSASFSSSSSSPNSSKTLTKFPSFTSSSSSSSSSSSSSPSLQFQILRLQKPLQASASTNRIRNSTECSTSAPVLKRKRPAKLDIPVVSTTFGNFPATPAAAAADFVEVEGDGYYVCCKRGRRGPMEDRYSALVDLQGDSKEGIFGIFDGHGGAKAAEFAAENLNKNIMDELVNRKDDDVVEALKNGYLKTDSEFLNQEFRGGSCCVTALVRNGDLVVSNAGDCRAVVSRGGIAETLTSDHKPSRKDEKDRIKTSGGYVDCCNGVWRIQGSLAVSRGIGDRYLKQWIIAEPETKVVGLHPELEFLVLASDGLWDKVSNQEAVDAARPLCTGISKPQPLSASKSLIDLAVSRGSVDDISVMIIQLQQFC; encoded by the exons ATGTCTTGTGCCGTCGCCATTTCAAATTCACCGGCGTTCTCGCCGGCGTCTAGGGTTCCGGTGACCAAATCTCTCTGTAAATCagcttcattttcttcttcttcttcttctcctaatTCATCTAAAACCCTAACGAAATTCCCTTCCTTtacctcctcctcctcttcttcttcttcttcttcttcttcttctccgtCTTTACAATTTCAAATTCTTCGGCTTCAGAAGCCGTTACAGGCATCAGCATCGACTAACCGTATTAGAAATTCTACAGAATGTTCTACTTCTGCGCCGGTTTTGAAGAGGAAAAGACCGGCTAAATTGGATATTCCGGTAGTTTCGACGACTTTTGGGAATTTCCCGGCGACTCCGGCAGCAGCGGCGGCGGATTTTGTGGAGGTTGAGGGCGATGGGTATTATGTTTGTTGTAAGCGTGGTAGGAGAGGTCCGATGGAGGATCGTTACTCTGCACTCGTCGATTTACAAGGAGATTCTAAAGAG GGTATTTTTGGTATATTTGATGGACACGGAGGAGCTAAAGCTGCAGAATTTGCAGCAGAGAACTTGAATAAGAACATTATGGATGAATTAGTAAATAGGAAAGATGATGATGTCGTGGAGGCGCTCAAAAATGGTTATTTGAAGACAGATTCCGAATTTCTTAACCAAGAATTTCGGGGTGGATCATGCTGTGTAACAGCACTGGTCAGGAACGGTGATCTAGTGGTATCCAATGCTGGCGATTGTCGTGCAGTTGTTAGTCGAGGTGGGATTGCTGAAACACTGACTTCGGACCATAAGCCTTCAAGGAAGGACGAGAAGGACAGAATTAAGACTTCG GGTGGCTATGTAGATTGTTGTAATGGTGTTTGGAGAATCCAGGGATCTCTTGCTGTGTCAAGAGGTATTGGAGATCGGTATCTTAAACAATGGATAATTGCAGAGCCTGAGACAAAGGTCGTCGGGCTTCATCCTGAATTGGAGTTCTTAGTTCTTGCTTCGGATGGTTTATGGGATAAAGTCAGCAATCAGGAAGCAGTAGATGCTGCTAGGCCTTTGTGCACAGGCATCAGTAAGCCACAACCCTTGTCGGCCTCAAAAAGCCTCATTGATCTTGCTGTTTCACGAGGTTCTGTTGATGATATAAGTGTGATGATAATTCAACTGCAGCAATTTTGCTGA
- the LOC138906221 gene encoding uncharacterized protein produces MEMLKQIQVNIPLIDSLREMPGYAKMMKDLMSRKFDFQDLATVTLTQICSAVVSRPIAEKLSDFGSFIIPCTIGSYAFTKALCDLGESINLMPLSIYKNLGIGRARPTSMLLQLVDRTVKRALGILDDVLVKVGKFVFPADFVILDCKVDEEIPIILGRPFLAIGIAMIDCEMKELKMRLNNEEITFNVQKSIRRPNEFANCSLLDTVDVIMEEDDEALNEKDPLTACLMNLEEVNSEDLAEWVLARQGKWYWKRELEFEPLHSEERKNPPAKPSIEAPPQLELKPLPSHLRYAFLGPNSTLPVIISSGLLDVQVEQLLQVLKECKTAISWTIVDIKGISPAFCMHKILLEYGYKPSR; encoded by the coding sequence atggaaatgctgaagcaaattcagGTAAACATTCCTCTAATTGATTCTTTGAGGgagatgcccggttatgcaaaaatgatgaaggacttgatgtctcgtaagttTGACTTCCAAGACTTGGCAACTGTCACATTGACACAGATTTGTAGCGCTGTTGTGTCAAGACCTATAGCTGAAAAGTtatccgactttggaagcttcaTAATTCCATGCACCATAGGTAGCTATGCGTTTACaaaagcattgtgtgatttgggagaaAGTATAAATCTGATGCCATTGTCTATCTATAAAAatttaggcattggaagagcaaggCCCACATCCATGTTACTGCAACTAGTTGACCGAACGGTGAAAAGGGCATTAGGTATACTTGATGATGTACttgtgaaagttggaaaattcgtgtttccagcagattttgtcattctagactgcaaggttgatgaggagattcccataattttgggaaggccgtTCTTGGCCATAGGGATAGCTATGATTGATTGTGAAATGAAGGAGCTGAAGATGAGGCTgaataatgaagaaataacatttaATGTGCAAAAGTCTATACGGCGACCCAATGAGTTTGCAAATTGCTCTTTGTTAGACACGGTGGATGtaatcatggaggaagatgaTGAGGCACTTAATGAAAAAGACCCTCTAACAGCCtgccttatgaacttagaagaagtAAATAGTGAGGACTTGGCGGAATGGGTGTTGGCTCGTCAAGGGAAAtggtactggaaaagagagctcgaattcgagccTTTACACTCGGAAGAAAGAAAGAACCCTCCAGCCAAGCCATCGATCGAAGCACCACCACAATTGGAGCTGAAACCACTACCATCTCACCtgaggtatgctttcttgggacctaactcgactttacctgttattatctcatctggtttgttagatgtgcaggtagaacaacttttgcaggtgttAAAAGAGTGCAAGACTGCAATTAGTTGGACTATTGTGGACATTAAGGGTATTAGCCCGGCCTTCTGTATGCATAAAATTCTACTGGAATATGGGTACAAACCTTCCAGataa